Part of the Deinococcota bacterium genome, TGGAACGATATAGGCTTCGGGATCGACGATGCTCTCGCGAATGTACTCTGCAGCGGTGGTTGCCTTACCACGATAGTTTGGCTCTTGGATGCGTGCCGCTGCAATCACGTCCAAATCATCATGGGGCGGCCCGAATTGACCCTTCGTGTCCGCAGCCGAGAAGGCATGGCACACGCCGCAATAGTACTGTTTGTAAATCTCAACGCCCTTTTGTAGAAGTTCTTCAGATGCTGAGAGTGGCCTGGAAACTTCAGCAATG contains:
- a CDS encoding cytochrome c — its product is MVRILVVGYLLLVMSLLVYAISQQHNEETSIAEVSRPLSASEELLQKGVEIYKQYYCGVCHAFSAADTKGQFGPPHDDLDVIAAARIQEPNYRGKATTAAEYIRESIVDPEAYIVPGYAATPHRMPAYTQLSEQELEALIHLLLQQ